TTCCTCTTTTCGCGTCCTGAGCGCCTTTACGGTGTTTGATGTTCGCCCATTTACTATGACCTGACATGGTATTAATTCTCCTTGTCCGAATTTGTCCGACCGTTTGACGGCAGCATTCTATAGCACAAAGGAAGCCCCTTCGGCAAGAAGGACGTCAGTAAAGAGAAGGGCCGGATATCCTGTTGATATCCGGCCGTTGATATTTGATTGCACTGATAAAAATTAAAGAGGCGACCAATTTTCATGGTCGCCTCTTTAATTTTTCTGGCGGGGCTGACGGGACTTGAACCCGCGACCTCCGGCGTGACAGGCCGGCGTTGTAACCGACTCTACTACAGCCCCGAAACAGGTCTGGGAATAAAAATTGGTGGGCGAAACAGGGCTCGAACCTGTGACCCTCGGCTTGTAAGGCCGATGCTCTCCCAGCTGAGCTATTCGCCCGTTGAGTCAATGGCGGGGCTGACGGGACTTGAACCCGCGACCTCCGGCGTGACAGGCCGGCGTTGTAACCGACTCTACTACAGCCCCAAAGGTTCTTTTGAGACAGAGAACCGGCAGCCAGTGGGGCCGCCGGTTCTCTGAATTCTAGCTGGACATTATTGAAAAATTAAGCGTTGACAGCATCCTTGAGGACTTTGCCAGCTTTAAATTTCGGGGTTTTAGCGGCGCTGATCTTGATCGCCGCACCAGTCTGGGGATTCTTGCCGGTACGCTCAGCGCGCTCACCAACGCTGAAGGTTCCAAAACCGACCAATGCAACCTTGTCGCCTTGTTTGAGGGCTTCAGTCACCGTTTCAATAAGAGCTTTGAGGCACTTTTCCGTGTCTACCTTGCTGAAGCCCGTCTTCTCTGCCATTTCGTTGACAAGATCTGCTTTAGTCACAAAAACCTCCATGCTTTAATTGATTAGGATGAAACTGCTTCAATGCGGAGTGTTTATAACAGAGCCGTTTTGTTACTGTCAAGAAAATATTTGGTCAAAATCACCGCTGCTCACTGTACAGTTGGAGCCTCGGCGGTTATGACTCTTTCTTCTCGCTTCTCTGCAGGTGCAAGGAGGGCTGCTTCAAGGACTTGATCCATATGGTTGACGGGAATAATTGTGAGTCCCCGCTGGACGCTGGCCGGAATCTCCGTCAAATCCTTGCGGTTTTCCTCAGGGATGAGAACGCAAGTAATGCCCGCTCTTTTTGCTGCCAGCAACTTTTCCTTGAGACCGCCAATGGCCAATACCCGGCCGCGCAAAGTGATTTCACCGGTCATGGCTAATGCTCTATCGACAGCACGTCCTGTCAACGCCGAGGCGATGGCTGTGGCCATGGTAATCCCGGCGGATGGTCCGTCCTTGGGGGTTGCCCCTTCGGGGATATGGATATGGATATCGAGACGTTGGTAGAAATCCTTTTCGAGTCCGAGTTCCTGCCAGCGTGAGCGGACATAGCTGAGGGCCGCCTGGGAAGATTCGCGCATGACCTCACCAAGTTTGCCGGTAACGGTCAATTTTCCGCTCCCCGGCAGAACCGTAGTTTCTATAGTCAGGGTCTCACCGCCAACTGCGGTCCAGGCCAGACCGGTGGCGATGCCGACCATATTTTTAATTTCGAGGGCTCCGTAAGAATAGGTGTGAATGCCAAGATAGCTGCCAACCTGGCGGGAAGTCACGGTCACAGCTTTCTTGCTGGTCTGTGCCGCCAGGAGTTGCCGGGTCAGTTTTCGGCAGATGGCGGCTATTTCCCGTTCCAAATTGCGGACTCCCGCTTCCCGCGTATAATAGCGGATGATCTCATAGATTGCAGAATTGCTGAATTTAATCTGGTTTGGCGGGAAACCGTGCACTTCCAACTGTTTGGGGAGGAGGTAACGACGGGCAATATGCAATTTTTCTTCTTCGGTATACCCCTCCACCCGGATAATCTCCATGCGGTCGAGTAGGGCCCGTGGAATCGTGTGCAGGGAATTTGCCGTGGCGATAAACATCACCGCCGACAGGTCGTATTCAACATCCAGGAAGTGATCGCCAAAAGTATGGTTCTGCTCAGGGTCAAGGACTTCGAGTAAGGCCGACGAAGGATCTCCGCGAAAGTCGGTGCTCATTTTGTCAATTTCATCGAGAAGAAAGACGGGATTAACGACACCGGTTTTGCGCATTCCGTGGATAATCTTGCCGGGCATGGCGCCGATATAGGTACGCCGATGACCACGAATTTCGGCTTCGTCTCGAACGCCGCCAAGGGAAATGCGGACAAACTTTCTTTCCAGAGCTTTGGCGATCGAACGTCCAAGGGAAGTTTTCCCTACACCAGGAGGCCCGAGCAGGCAGATAATTGGTCCCTTGATCTTTTTGACCTGCGCTTGCACTGCTAAATATTCCAGGATTCGTTCTTTGACTTTTTGTAATCCGTAATGGTCAGCTTCAAGGATCTTTTCCGCTCGTTGCAGATCATGACGATCTTTACTCGCTTTTTTCCAGGGAATCGAGACGATCCAGTCGATATAGTTGCGGACCACCGTCGCTTCGGCAGACATGGGTGACATCAGTTTCAGTTTACGCAACTCAGCCAAAGCTTTCTCTTTTGCTTCTTTTGAGAGACCGACAGCGTTAATTCGTTCTTCTAATTCACGTAACTCCTGCTTGAAATCGTCCTTTTCACCCAGTTCTTTCTGGATGGCGCGCATCTGTTCGTTGAGATAATACTCTTTCTGACTCCGTTCCATCTGGCTCTTGACCCGACTGCGGATTTTCTTCTCGATGCCGAGGATCTGCAGTTCGTGTTCGAGGAGAGTGAGAAGACTTTCCAGGCGCAGGAGGGGGTTGATCTGCTCCATGATCTGCTGTTTGTCGGAAACTTTGACATTCAATTGCGGAATAATCGCGTCAGCAAGGCGTCCTGCAGCCGTGATTCCGGAAATCGAAGAGAACATCTCCGGCGGGATCTTCTTGCTAAGGTTGATATAGCTTTCAAAGGCGGCAAGGACACTCCGACTCATCGCTTCAATCTCGTCCGAGTCCGCTAACAACTCCTCTTCCA
This genomic stretch from Deltaproteobacteria bacterium HGW-Deltaproteobacteria-4 harbors:
- a CDS encoding endopeptidase La — its product is MTDYPESGQAVSSLSNETLYPLIPLRDIVIFPAMVTPLFVGRPRSIQALEAANAEKRLIFLTTQRDPKVDDPLQGDLYEVGVIGQIIQLLKLPDGTVKVLIEGKERARIIGLEERPECLYAKVVLEEELLADSDEIEAMSRSVLAAFESYINLSKKIPPEMFSSISGITAAGRLADAIIPQLNVKVSDKQQIMEQINPLLRLESLLTLLEHELQILGIEKKIRSRVKSQMERSQKEYYLNEQMRAIQKELGEKDDFKQELRELEERINAVGLSKEAKEKALAELRKLKLMSPMSAEATVVRNYIDWIVSIPWKKASKDRHDLQRAEKILEADHYGLQKVKERILEYLAVQAQVKKIKGPIICLLGPPGVGKTSLGRSIAKALERKFVRISLGGVRDEAEIRGHRRTYIGAMPGKIIHGMRKTGVVNPVFLLDEIDKMSTDFRGDPSSALLEVLDPEQNHTFGDHFLDVEYDLSAVMFIATANSLHTIPRALLDRMEIIRVEGYTEEEKLHIARRYLLPKQLEVHGFPPNQIKFSNSAIYEIIRYYTREAGVRNLEREIAAICRKLTRQLLAAQTSKKAVTVTSRQVGSYLGIHTYSYGALEIKNMVGIATGLAWTAVGGETLTIETTVLPGSGKLTVTGKLGEVMRESSQAALSYVRSRWQELGLEKDFYQRLDIHIHIPEGATPKDGPSAGITMATAIASALTGRAVDRALAMTGEITLRGRVLAIGGLKEKLLAAKRAGITCVLIPEENRKDLTEIPASVQRGLTIIPVNHMDQVLEAALLAPAEKREERVITAEAPTVQ
- a CDS encoding DNA-binding protein HU (histone-like DNA-binding protein), whose protein sequence is MTKADLVNEMAEKTGFSKVDTEKCLKALIETVTEALKQGDKVALVGFGTFSVGERAERTGKNPQTGAAIKISAAKTPKFKAGKVLKDAVNA